CCATGGTGGTTGAGGAGCCGTCGATTGTCGCCGGGCTGAGCGGTGCGGCGAAACTGGCCCGGCCGGCCGGTGGTTTCGAGGTACAGATTCCTGAGTCATTGCTGATTGGTCAGATGCAGCTGATCGACGTGGACGATCCGGATCAGGCTATTCTTGCCCTGCATCAACGCAAAGCAGAGCTAATGCGCATGGCCAACGTCATGCAGCCCAACCTGCTTGCCCGCGGCGGTGGCGTCCGCGATATCGAGTATTTTAAGTACCGTTTGCCGGATGGACGCTGGACGGTTGTGCTGCACTTGTTGGTGGATACCTGCGATGCCATGGGCGCCAACCTCGTCAATACGATCTGTGAAGGCATTGCGCCACGCGTTGAAGTACTGACGGGCGCGCAGGTGGCGATGAAAATTCTCTCCAACCTCGCGGACCGGTCGATCGCAATTGCGCGTGTGCGCTTTCCGCTGGCCAGTCTGGGCGACGGGACATTTCCGGCAGAATTCGTGCGCGACCGAATTATTCTCGCTACGGCGTTTGCGAACACGGATCCCTACCGTGCGACAACGCACAACAAGGGCATCATGAATGGCGTCGACGCGGTTGCGATTGCGACCGGCAACGACTGGCGCGCGATAGAAGCGGGCGCACACGCTTATGCTGTGCGTAACGGCAAGTACCGTTCACTCAGCGAGTGGCAACTTGCTGAAAATGGCGATTTGCTCGGTGAGCTCAAAATTCCGCTGAAGGTCGGTGTTGTTGGCGGTGCGTTGCAGACCAATCCGGCGGTAGGTTTGGCGCTGAAAATTGCCTGCGTGGAACGTGCCTCGGATTTGGCTGGAATGATGGCCGCGGTGGGCCTTGCGCAGAATTTTGCCGCGCTACGGGCACTCGTCACTCACGGCATCCAGAAAGGGCACATGAGTTTGCACGCTCGCAGCGTTGCGGCCGGCGCGGGCGCGGACACCGGCATTTTCGAACAAGTTGTCGAGGGCCTGATTGCCAGCGGTGAAATCAAGTCCTGGAAGGCGGACCAACTGATCGCGGAAATTCATGCGGTGGCAGGGCGTACAACCGGGACCAAGGCGGAGAATCAGGATGAACCGGCAGGCCGGGCCTGCGGCAAAGTCATCTTGCTGGGTGAACATGCAGCTGTGTATGACAAGCATGTATTGGCCGTGCCCCTGCCGGAAGCGATTGAGGCAAGGGTTCGCCCGGCAGACGGTCGCAGCAGGCTGCGCATACCCGCCTGGGGCGTGGACGAGCCGGTTGTTCCAGGACGTCGTGGCAGCAGTGCAGCGGTGGCAACCGTCGCGCTGATCATGCGTGAGTTGCACGTTGCTGAACGGCATTACGATATCGAAGTTGATGCGCGCATACCGGCGGCAATGGGACTAGGCGCGTCTGCTGCGATTGCTGTCGCAATCATTCGTGCGTTTGATTTGCAGCTTGGTTTCCGGCTCGACAATCGCACCATCGATACGCTCGCTTTCGAATGCGAAAAGCTCGCGCATGGGACACCGTCCGGAATCGACAACAATCTGGCCACTTATGGCGAGCCGGTGCTGTATACACGGTCTACCGCGTCGCGAACCAAGCCGATCCAGCTGAGTGAAGTGCCGCCGCTGGTCGTTGCGTCCAGTGGCAAACGTGGCGTAACCAAAGACATGGTCGCCGGTGTAGCGAAACGCTACGCGTCCAATCAAACCTTGTACGACACAATTTTTAGTGAGATTGATGAGTTGAGTGTTGCCGGTTCAGTTGCGTTGCGCGATGCGGACTACGAGTCTCTGGGGTCTATGATGAACGTCTGTCACGGATTCCTGAATGCCATTGAGGTGTCCACGCCGGAACTTGAAAAAATGGTGCACATTGCGCG
The DNA window shown above is from Woeseia oceani and carries:
- a CDS encoding hydroxymethylglutaryl-CoA reductase, degradative, with product MKTDSAIAGFYRLTVTQRIDRLVEQGVLGDEDADRLRRGEFVLSGNTADRMIENVVGVFGMPLAIAPNFRINGRDCLIPMVVEEPSIVAGLSGAAKLARPAGGFEVQIPESLLIGQMQLIDVDDPDQAILALHQRKAELMRMANVMQPNLLARGGGVRDIEYFKYRLPDGRWTVVLHLLVDTCDAMGANLVNTICEGIAPRVEVLTGAQVAMKILSNLADRSIAIARVRFPLASLGDGTFPAEFVRDRIILATAFANTDPYRATTHNKGIMNGVDAVAIATGNDWRAIEAGAHAYAVRNGKYRSLSEWQLAENGDLLGELKIPLKVGVVGGALQTNPAVGLALKIACVERASDLAGMMAAVGLAQNFAALRALVTHGIQKGHMSLHARSVAAGAGADTGIFEQVVEGLIASGEIKSWKADQLIAEIHAVAGRTTGTKAENQDEPAGRACGKVILLGEHAAVYDKHVLAVPLPEAIEARVRPADGRSRLRIPAWGVDEPVVPGRRGSSAAVATVALIMRELHVAERHYDIEVDARIPAAMGLGASAAIAVAIIRAFDLQLGFRLDNRTIDTLAFECEKLAHGTPSGIDNNLATYGEPVLYTRSTASRTKPIQLSEVPPLVVASSGKRGVTKDMVAGVAKRYASNQTLYDTIFSEIDELSVAGSVALRDADYESLGSMMNVCHGFLNAIEVSTPELEKMVHIARLNGALGAKLTGAGGGGSIVALCPGRSHDVAAALKKAGYAIIRFSDS